The Candidatus Zixiibacteriota bacterium DNA window CCGGCTCTGCCGATAAAACAGTACGAATCTGGTCGCCAACCGGAGACCTTCTAGGATTGTTCGATCGTTTTGACCAGAGCGTTGAATCGGTCAGTTATGCGCCGGAGGTGCCGATTTTAGCAGGCGGTCAAGCCGACGGTAATATTATTATATTCGATATCGCCTGTAATTATATTGCCACACTGCAAAGCCCTAAAAAAAGAATTTATTGCCTGAGTTGGTCGGGCGACAACAATTTCCTTGCCGCTGCTTGTGGCGATAAGAATTTATATCTGTACAATATCGCTATGCAGACCAAGCGGGTTTTTGAACATCCCGGCGCTGTTTATGGTGTCAGCTTTGCCAAATCTAACGGCACAATGGCAACATCATGCGAGGACGGAGCGGTCAGGTTTATCAAGTATAATGATGATAAAGTTGAGATAATAGACAGCGGCGATAAACGCACAGTTGGAATTACATATTCGCCTGATGATAAGGTTGTGGTCGCCGCATCGTTTGACAAGTCGGTAAAATTCTTCGATAATAAAGGCCAACCGATAGGGAAGCATAAGCTTGATTCTGAAGCCCTTGGCGTCACCTTCTCGGCTAATGGCGAACGTATTTATATAAGTACTAAAGACAGGTATTTGCATATTTATAATGTGGATTATCGGGAATAGATTTGAAAATTTTACCTTCGTTTTGCATTTGAGATATAAATAGAATATAATCATTTATTAAGCTTCTTATGGAAATTCATTTCATTGTAATATGGCTTGTTTTTTACAAGTATTTATTCTAAATGATGTTTTAAATATCAACATGTTTTACGGAGTTAATATGTTTGAAAAGATCAAAGGGGCTAAAAAGCGGCTTTGGGGAC harbors:
- a CDS encoding WD40 repeat domain-containing protein codes for the protein MIKLEEYSKIPDVSEACWQIGISPDGEYLALTFHNEPHTVQLCDLKGEIFKKLEGHRGMVHSIAFASDGRTLISGSADKTVRIWSPTGDLLGLFDRFDQSVESVSYAPEVPILAGGQADGNIIIFDIACNYIATLQSPKKRIYCLSWSGDNNFLAAACGDKNLYLYNIAMQTKRVFEHPGAVYGVSFAKSNGTMATSCEDGAVRFIKYNDDKVEIIDSGDKRTVGITYSPDDKVVVAASFDKSVKFFDNKGQPIGKHKLDSEALGVTFSANGERIYISTKDRYLHIYNVDYRE